The Cerasicoccus sp. TK19100 genome window below encodes:
- a CDS encoding PEP-CTERM sorting domain-containing protein, whose product MKKHIIPIILLSLVSTAQAALTIYIYDTGPNLGVTATGQLDLTGLTYSGTLNSYSGDFIATAGPNVVNIALGASFDFYTDFISYPANFGAGVGSVSGPGAVGDTFFVQGDEGGGFTPFVGVPVGYSSAPYVLNFSKVYSGQSIASLMAVPGTYSWIWGADSVNVLIGTTPPITPVPEPAAIISMIGFSSLAGILWMRRKRKSKQSA is encoded by the coding sequence ATGAAAAAGCATATTATTCCTATTATACTACTATCCCTCGTTTCAACGGCTCAGGCTGCCTTAACGATCTACATATATGACACAGGGCCTAACTTGGGTGTTACCGCGACTGGTCAGCTTGATTTAACGGGCCTGACCTATTCGGGCACATTAAATAGCTACAGCGGAGACTTCATCGCCACCGCCGGCCCCAATGTGGTCAACATTGCCCTTGGAGCTAGCTTTGATTTCTACACCGACTTCATTTCCTACCCGGCAAATTTCGGTGCTGGCGTCGGGTCAGTATCAGGCCCCGGAGCCGTGGGAGACACCTTCTTCGTTCAAGGTGATGAAGGCGGCGGCTTTACGCCCTTCGTGGGTGTGCCGGTAGGCTACAGTTCAGCCCCCTACGTACTGAATTTCAGCAAGGTTTATTCTGGGCAAAGCATTGCCAGCCTCATGGCCGTCCCGGGAACCTACAGCTGGATTTGGGGCGCTGACTCGGTCAATGTCCTGATCGGGACAACGCCTCCCATCACGCCGGTGCCCGAACCAGCAGCCATCATTTCCATGATCGGCTTTAGCTCACTGGCTGGAATCCTTTGGATGCGCCGGAAACGCAAAAGCAAGCAATCCGCGTAA